A genomic region of Prionailurus viverrinus isolate Anna chromosome D4, UM_Priviv_1.0, whole genome shotgun sequence contains the following coding sequences:
- the TOMM5 gene encoding mitochondrial import receptor subunit TOM5 homolog produces MFRIEGLAPKLDPEEMKRKMREDVISSIRNFLIYVALLRVTPFILKKLDSI; encoded by the exons ATGTTCCGAATCGAGGGCCTCGCGCCGAAGCTGGACCCCGAGGAGATGAAACGGAAGATGCGCGAGGATGTGATCTCCTCCATACGGAACTTCCTCATCTACGTGGCCCTGCTGCGAGTCA caccttTTATCCTAAAGAAACTGGATAGCATATGA